CAGCATGACTTGGGCCTGAAAGGACGACAACGTCTTTTAAGAGCTCTTTTGGCATTTCTTCATTAATCATTTCGGTTATTCGTAACAGCGTATCTGGCTCAATTCCTTTACTAACATGTGCAATCGTAATAGGAACTGCTTGTACTGCACGGATTTTCCTAAGAACTTCGCGAATAGCCTTTGTAGGAACAGCTAAAATAACTGTGTCCACTCCTGATAAAGCATCACTTAATGAAGCATAGCCAACAATTAATTCTGGCAAAATAATTTCAGGCAAATATTTTTTATTTGTATGATATTCATTGATTTCCTTTACTTGGTCTTCATTATGGCTCCATAGACGAACCTCATGAGCATTATCTGCTAGAACAATCGCTAATGCTGTTCCCCAGCTTCCAGCGCCTACAACGGCTATAGCCGTTTTTTTATCCTGCATTATCGTACACCCGCCTCATCTTATTTTCTTTCTCTGGCATAAATTTTGATAGGGGTTCCCTCAAATCCAAAAGCGTCTCTAATTCGATTTTCAAGAAACCTCTCATAGGAGAAATGCAATAATTCAGGTTCATTGACAAAAACAACAAATGTAGGGGGTTTAACTGCTACTTGTGTAGCATAATAAATTTTCAAGCGTTTTCCTTTATCAGTTGGTGTCGGATTCATGGCGACCGCATCCATAATAACATCATTTAACACACTTGTTTCAACCCTCATGGAATGGTTTTCACTTGCGGTATCAATCATTGGCAGCAGGGTATGAATCCTCTTTTTCGTTTTTGCAGATAAAAACACAATTGGAGCATAACTTAGAAATAAGAAATGTTCCCTAATCTTTTGTTCCAGCTCTTTCATTGTCTTCTCATCTTTTTCAATCGCATCCCACTTATTAACCACAATGACAACGGCACGGCCTGCCTCATGGGCATATCCGGCAATCTTCTTATCTTGCTCAATGATTCCTTCTTCAGCATTAATAACTACAAGAACGACATCGGAACGTTCAATCGCCCTAAGTGCACGGAGAACACTATATTTTTCGGTACTCTCATACACTTTACCTTTTTTTCTTATTCCTGCTGTATCAATGATGACATATTTTTGCCCATTATACGTATATTGTGAATCGACTGCATCACGTGTTGTGCCTGCAATATTGCTGACGATTACACGGTCCTCACCCAAAATCGCATTTACAAGCGATGACTTTCCGACATTTGGCCGTCCAATTAAGGAAAACTTGATCACATCATCATCATATACTAATGGCTTGTTTTTCGGAAAGTGTTTTGCAGCCTCGTCCAATAAATCACCAAGGCCTAATCCGTGTGAACCTGAAACGGGGATGGGTTCACCAAATCCTAGAGAATAAAAATCATAAATTTGCTCACGCATTTCAGGATTATCGATTTTATTAACCCCTAATACAATGGGTTTTTTAGACTTATATAATATTTTTGCAACTTCTTCATCTGCAGCGGTTACCCCTTCTCGTCCATTTGTTAAGAAGATAATAACATCTGCTTCATCAATCGCCACTTCTGCCTGCTGACGAATTTGCTCAAGAAACGGTTCATCACCAATATCAATTCCACCTGTATCGATTACATTAAAATCATGTGTCAACCATTCACCTGAACTATAAATACGATCTCTTGTTACTCCCGGAATATCCTCAACAATGGAAATACGTTCACCGACAATTCGATTAAAGATCGTTGATTTTCCAACGTTAGGTCGTCCAACAATGGCAATAACTGGTTTTACCATTATGATCGCCATCCTTTCTTATATTGAAAAAACTTATTTTAATGTTAGCATTAAATCCATAAGGTTCTTATTCAGTAAAGAAACCCTTCTGTCATATAGAAGGGCCTAACTTTATTATTTTATCAATGTTAATCCTTTCCCGCAATCAAAAGCTTAACTAGAATCTTTTTTCATGATGTTTTTTGCTTTCCTTTTTCAAAAAAATGAAAGTGGCTTTGTAAGATCGCCCCTGCATTTTCTAATAAACTCCATCCTACAAGTAATGCAGCAATTAAGGCACAAACGTCAAGATATTCGAAAGCTCCGATTTTATATGGAAAAGGAATTTTATTCAAGATATAAGCATGTAAAAATTCACCCTGCATGGTTCCGCAAATCACAATTAACAATCGCCCTTTTAATGTCTTTTGCAAAAGAATGGCTAAATACCCAAAGACAATTCCCATCATCCACTCTTTTTTTATGATAATCCAAATAGGGTCAAAGATCTCGAATAAATGGAAGGTTACATAAGCAATCAACACGATTAATGAACAAATAAAATAATAGATAATTGCTCCTCGTTTTTCCTGGCTAATAAATATAAAAGAAGTGATTAATATAAATAATCCACCAGCTTGTATTTCAAAGATTCCAACCATAAACTGAAAATTGGATAAAAATATCAATATGAGAATGATTACTGACAGTTTTAACCGATATGGATTCTTTTTATTTAGCAAAAAAGTAAGGTACACCCAAAAGAACCAACTTATCCAATAAAACATTGCCCCCTCCATTTCACTCACCTCCTATTATTTTTATTATTGGTAATCTTTATGTACTTTCATACTTCCTTGAATAATATTTCCAATTTGATTCATCTTATTAAGAGGAGGTGTGGATGAATGGGAGAAGACCGCCAAGAAAAAAAAATAAAAGCAAGCAGAAGAGTTGAGTCAGACCGAGATCAGGCATTGCACTACCCAGGTGCAACCAAGCTTTCTAGTCCTGAAGAGGCACGTGGTTTAAATGATGGTAAAAGATAATGGATAATATAAGAAAAGCGTAAGTACCCTGATTAGCTGCCCTTATCAGCGTTTTTTTCTTATTGCAAGATCGGTTGCTTTAGTTGAAATAAGGAGAAACCTTAATTTCATTGTCATTTATTCCAATGAATATTAAAAATGGCGTGCTAAAACTGAAAGCAGTTTTAGTACGCCATTTTCTATGTCATTTAACTGTTTTGAACCTAAACCATGGAACCCTTCAGCAAATGACGATAGCCTTTATTTAATGGAACGACAGCTGTATTGTTTCGTATCAATTCCTCTTTGATTTAACCAATGATAGGTTTCGCCTGAGATGATCAGCGGCACTTTTTTTAAATCAGAAATGTTTTTTGCTCCCAGTGCAGTCATAATCATTATTAATTCATTGTGCAGTGTTTCGATTTCTTTCTGTAATGCTTCTAATCCATTTTCAACTAGAATCCGCAAGAAAAAACCTGCCATACCGATTGCATTTGCACCCAAAGCAATGCCCTTGGCAATGTCATGTCCTGTTAAAAAACCACCTGACCCAATAATGGAAATTTCATCAGAATTTAATGCGGCTTCAATGATAGAAATTGGCGTAGGAATGCCCCATCCATTAAAAAATGGGAAACTTTTTTCTCGACGCTTATTTTCTATTTCTGCGAAATTTGTTCCCCCGGAGCCCCCAATATCAACCCCAGCGACGCCGACTTGTGAAAGAGTTTTTACTGTTTCCTTTGTCATCCCGAAACCTACTTCTTTAACAAAAACAGGAACATCTACCGCTTTAACAATTGTCTCAATTCTTTTTAAGGCACCCGAAAAATCTCGATCCCCTTCAGGCATCGTTAGTTCTTGTATAACATTTAAATGGATTTGCAAGGCATTGGCCTCAATCATATTAATTGCGATTTTGGCATTCTCTGCTGTTGCTTCGCTACCTAAATTAGCTATTATAATCCCTTGTGGATTCTCTTTTCGAACTATTTCATATGTATATCTTTCGCCCTTATCCTTTATAGCAGACATTTGAGACCCTACGGCCATAGCTAAGCCAGTCAATTTTGCAGCCATTGCCAGTTCTTTGTTAATCTGATAGGTCTTTTCACCCCCGCCGCCAGTCATCGCATTGATAAAAATTGGCGAACTTAAAGAAAGTTCGCCAATTGAATGGTCTAATCGAACATCGGTTACACTGATATTCGGTAAGCTTTGGTGAATAAAATTTATATCATCGAAAACTGTTGAACGGTTTTGCTGATTTTGCAGAGCAAAGCGAATGTGATCCCATTTTCGTTCAGATCTAGACACTTAAATCACCATTATTTTCTTAGATTCTTTAATTTATCTCCAATAACTTCACCAAGCTGGAAGCCTTTTGACTCTTCAGGAAGCTCATAATCAATGTTTTCCTCTACCTCTTTCTCAAGCAATTCTTTTATGCTCAATGATAGACGTTGATCTTGTTCATTCACTTCAAGAACTTTTACTTTTACAATTTGCCCTTCTTTTAGAACTTCATGCGGTGTTCCAATGTGCTTATGGGCAATTTGTGAAATATGAACAAGGCCTTCTACACCTGGAAAGACTTCGACAAAAGCACCATAAGAAACTAATCTTTTAACAGTACCATCTAAAATACTCCCCTTAGGTGCTTTTTCAGAAATATTGAACCATGGTCCTGGAAGTGTTTCTTTAATTGATAAAGAAATTCTTTCATTATCGCGATCCACACTTAATACCTTTACTTTAACCTGTTGACCTTCTTGAACAACATCTGATGGCTTATCAACATGCTCATAGGATATTTGTGAAATATGAACAAGACCATCGATTCCTCCAATATCAACAAATGCTCCAAAATCAGTTATTCTTTGAACTGTTCCATCAATTACTTGGCCTACTTTAAGTTCATCAAGAAGATTTTGTTTTTGTTTACCTTTTTCTTCTTCCACAACTACTCGATGTGAAAGGATTAAGCGGTTCTTTTCTTTATCAAGTTCAACAATCTTAAAGGAAAGCGTACGCCCTTTGTAATCGCTGAAATCCTCGACAAAATGTGCTTCTACAAGTGATGCAGGAACAAAGCCGCGAACGCCAAGATCCACAACGAGGCCGCCTTTTACGACATCCTTTACTTCTGTCTCAAAAACCTCACCATTTTGGAATTGTTGTTCTAAGCTCTCCCATGCCTTTTCTGCATCAACTTTTCTTTTTGAAAGAATCAATGCTTCTTCCTCTACTTTTAAAACTTCAAGTTCTAACTCATCACCTTCTGCTGCTGCATCGGATGCTTTTTCAATATGCAGACTTGATAGTTCACTAATGGGAATAATTCCATCTAGTTTACTTCCTTGAACAGCCACAAGCACCTGTTTTTCTTCTACTTTAGTAACTTGTCCAGTTACTCTGTCTCCAATTTCAAAGCTTTTTACTTCTACTTGATTTAATTCTTCCGACATATGTATTCCTCCTTAATCCATTTACTCCTAAAATCTATATATGATCTGATGAATGCCGCGCAGCAGACACCACATATAAAACAAACTTTAAAAGCAAAGAATATTCAAAAAAAATCCCTTTTTATTAACTTCTTACAAATAGACTATTTTGTCAAGCAGAACCTATTGGTGCTCTATTATAAGTTTATGAATTTCTGACATAATTAATTCAGTAACCTGATCCGCAGATGCTCTAGCTTTTCTCATTTCATCCATATCTATTGGTTTTCCATAAACCACTTTTAATCTCTTGAAACTTTTATACGGGCCAATAATTGCGCAAGGTACAACCATTGCCTCAGTCC
The DNA window shown above is from Neobacillus sp. WH10 and carries:
- the der gene encoding ribosome biogenesis GTPase Der — its product is MVKPVIAIVGRPNVGKSTIFNRIVGERISIVEDIPGVTRDRIYSSGEWLTHDFNVIDTGGIDIGDEPFLEQIRQQAEVAIDEADVIIFLTNGREGVTAADEEVAKILYKSKKPIVLGVNKIDNPEMREQIYDFYSLGFGEPIPVSGSHGLGLGDLLDEAAKHFPKNKPLVYDDDVIKFSLIGRPNVGKSSLVNAILGEDRVIVSNIAGTTRDAVDSQYTYNGQKYVIIDTAGIRKKGKVYESTEKYSVLRALRAIERSDVVLVVINAEEGIIEQDKKIAGYAHEAGRAVVIVVNKWDAIEKDEKTMKELEQKIREHFLFLSYAPIVFLSAKTKKRIHTLLPMIDTASENHSMRVETSVLNDVIMDAVAMNPTPTDKGKRLKIYYATQVAVKPPTFVVFVNEPELLHFSYERFLENRIRDAFGFEGTPIKIYARERK
- a CDS encoding YpzI family protein: MGEDRQEKKIKASRRVESDRDQALHYPGATKLSSPEEARGLNDGKR
- the fni gene encoding type 2 isopentenyl-diphosphate Delta-isomerase; this translates as MSRSERKWDHIRFALQNQQNRSTVFDDINFIHQSLPNISVTDVRLDHSIGELSLSSPIFINAMTGGGGEKTYQINKELAMAAKLTGLAMAVGSQMSAIKDKGERYTYEIVRKENPQGIIIANLGSEATAENAKIAINMIEANALQIHLNVIQELTMPEGDRDFSGALKRIETIVKAVDVPVFVKEVGFGMTKETVKTLSQVGVAGVDIGGSGGTNFAEIENKRREKSFPFFNGWGIPTPISIIEAALNSDEISIIGSGGFLTGHDIAKGIALGANAIGMAGFFLRILVENGLEALQKEIETLHNELIMIMTALGAKNISDLKKVPLIISGETYHWLNQRGIDTKQYSCRSIK
- the rpsA gene encoding 30S ribosomal protein S1 — protein: MSEELNQVEVKSFEIGDRVTGQVTKVEEKQVLVAVQGSKLDGIIPISELSSLHIEKASDAAAEGDELELEVLKVEEEALILSKRKVDAEKAWESLEQQFQNGEVFETEVKDVVKGGLVVDLGVRGFVPASLVEAHFVEDFSDYKGRTLSFKIVELDKEKNRLILSHRVVVEEEKGKQKQNLLDELKVGQVIDGTVQRITDFGAFVDIGGIDGLVHISQISYEHVDKPSDVVQEGQQVKVKVLSVDRDNERISLSIKETLPGPWFNISEKAPKGSILDGTVKRLVSYGAFVEVFPGVEGLVHISQIAHKHIGTPHEVLKEGQIVKVKVLEVNEQDQRLSLSIKELLEKEVEENIDYELPEESKGFQLGEVIGDKLKNLRK